In the genome of Triticum urartu cultivar G1812 chromosome 5, Tu2.1, whole genome shotgun sequence, one region contains:
- the LOC125509164 gene encoding protein SAWADEE HOMEODOMAIN HOMOLOG 2-like has product MERRSTTRFSPSEIARMEKLVSSDRKEQVLVDSFCQKLVEEFNRSPARVGSRALQATQVRGWFLDKLPASTPKPASLPTTSEEKPLASEPDALVSEIKTSASEEKALALDTSISNNEDALSPDLPKETTDKVPEFEDLQFEAKSSKDSAWYDVALFLAHRKTSLGEVEVRVRFIGYGAEEDEWVNVRKAVRQQSIPLESSECRSIVKGDLVLCFKESNDEALHFDAHVVDVQRKQHDIRGCRCLFHVEYDHDQSQEMVNLKRISRRPRYL; this is encoded by the exons ATGGAGCGGCGATCCACCACCCGCTTCTCGCCATCCGAG ATTGCGAGGATGGAGAAGTTGGTTTCATCAGACAGAAAAGAGCAAGTCTTGGTTGATAGTTTCTGCCAGAAGCTTGTAGAAGAATTTAA TCGTTCTCCAGCTCGAGTCGGAAGCAGAGCTCTACAGGCTACACAG GTTCGAGGATGGTTCCTTGATAAGCTCCCTGCATCAACTCCTAAACCTGCTTCCTTGCCTACTACTTCTGAAGAAAAGCCTTTAGCCTCAGAACCAGATGCGTTAGTTTCTGAGATAAAGACTTCAGCTTCTGAAGAAAAAGCTTTAGCTCTTGATACAAGTATTTCAAACAATGAGGATGCACTTTCTCCAGATTTACCCAAAG AGACTACAGATAAGGTTCCTGAATTTGAAGACTTGCAGTTTGAGGCCAAGTCATCAAAGGATTCTGCATG GTATGACGTCGCCCTTTTCTTGGCACACAGGAAGACAAGTTTGGGAGAAGTT GAAGTCCGGGTGAGGTTTATCGGATATGGGGCTGAAGAAGATGAGTGGGTGAATGTCAGGAAGGCTGTCCGCCAGCAATCCATTCCGCTGGAGTCGTCCGAATGCCGAAGCATTGTCAAAGGAGATCTTGTCCTGTGTTTCAAG GAGAGTAATGATGAAGCACTGCATTTCGATGCACATGTTGTGGATGTCCAGCGGAAACAGCATGATATAAGGGGATGCAGATGCCTCTTCCATGTTGAATATGATCATGATCAAAGCCAG GAGATGGTGAACCTCAAGAGAATCTCCAGGCGGCCAAGATACCTTTGA